DNA from Rosa rugosa chromosome 6, drRosRugo1.1, whole genome shotgun sequence:
aaaaaaaaaaaaaaacagccaaATCAGAAACTATTTGTCATCTTATCACCATCATCCGTATATGTATTCATAAGTTAGATGACAAGAATTTATCATAATATTAAATTGCATGGTTGTCGGAAAGTGGGAGGTTGGCAAAGAACATTATTTTGCCAAACACTTTTGCAGAACGGAAATGTACATGGGCTGGTTCTAAAAGAATTGCCCTTAGTGATCATAACTGCTATGTTATTGGAGTCTGTTTGAACTCTCCCAAGTTTAGTGCACTGGTGCAAGTTAACACCTTTATATCTCTAACAGACGTGCTAATAAGCAATGGCTCATAGGTATGATGGCTTTTTAACTTGATAAACTAGTTCAAAATAGGCCAGAAATGATATGTTTTATATGCATTAGGTAACTTTTGTACATATACTACTCGTTCTATTCTATTTTGTATGCCGTGATTGTTATGGTGGTCCTCACTTCATTTTACACCAGTTTATTTCATTATCCTTGCTCAATTTGGTTTTACCTAATCCATCCAAACTTTTAATTTATTGTTATATTTCAGTTTCAATCTATATACAGTGCAATATAGGACAACGAGGGGTTACAGTGCTTAAGGTCTTAGAAGAGTGAAGTTTAGGGTTATAATCTGTGGGGAGAATGGGTGTTGTGGTTAAAGAACTGGGATTGAAGGAAAAGGAAGAGAATATAGGGAAATCTGGAATCTCACCATAAGGTTCTCAGAATCACACCAAGACTTCTCACGAATCACTTGACGGATGTTGTTTGAAACAAAACACTAGTAATCTCATTACACTAGTTTCCAGCGATACATATTGGCCCTTATACAGAGCCATAGCAAATACACTAAATAGACCTAACAGTTGATCGCTCTCTTTAATGACTTCTAGGATATTAATGACTGACTGAATGCATTAGGAAAACTAAAACATGACCCAAGAAAACTCTAGTAGACAGAAGAAGACACTGTATCAAACTCTGTAACTTTGATATTTATCACTGAATCTGAACTCATCTGCAGATCTCGGTCCATACAGGCTGGATTTCACGCCAAGTGGTCGATACATGATGGTCGGTGGACACAAGGGCCATCTAGCTATTGTAGACATGAAGCAAATGAGCCTGATCAAAGAATTTCAGGTATTCTAGGAAACTGAAAAGTGATACCTTTTTGGTCCGATACTGGTTTTAACTGTACTTCAGTGCTTATGCGCTTCTGCGACCATGTTCACATGTTCTATACTTCATATGCGAAGTTTCAATATACTAATGATTACAAGTTCAGAAACATTAGTAATCAATCATAAATGTTTGTTGAAACTTGGAACCATTTACTTTATATTGTACATCAGTTTTCTGGGAGAGGAAAGTTGGAACGCATGCAAGTAGATTTGCATATTCTAAAGTTTGACCCTTAGTAAGTTGGTTTTCCACCTTTTGTTTTCTAAAGTTTATGTCTAAGACTTTGGTTATGCAAACCTCTTGCTTTCTAAGGTTTATGTGTAAGACTTTGGTTTTGCAAATCTTGAGGTCATTATAGTTTCAATTTAAATTCTTAGTTCAATGTGATTGTAGCTTTCCACTGCCTGAAGGTGATAGGCCTTTTGGTTCTAGATGGGTGAACATGACAGTAATCCGTTCTGTGAACAGTTTTCTGAATGTGCAGTTGGGTCATTGGTAGaactgttttctgtttttcaatgaTGTAGAGGAAACTTAGATGGCGTTTATTTGTCCTTCAAGGTTTGAGTGGAATATGGACTGATTGGAAAATTGATGATTTTCTTCTCAGGTTAGGGAGACAGTTCGTGATGTGGTATTCTTGCATGATGAAACGATGTTTGCTGCAGCCCAGAAAAAGTATAAAACCATTTGCTGTAATTAATTATTAGCCTGAGTTTGATATAATTAAAGTTGGTGTTTTTTTAATTGGTTGTCTTTCAAATTCACATAGTTGAATGCTTTGGTCTGTTGCTCGAAAGTATATTCTCATTACCGTTATGCTTATGTTTTTTctgcttaattttttttttggttttaaaCAGTATAATTTAAACTCATGTTGGTTAACAGCCTGTGCTTTTTGGTTGTCTGCAGActtctttatttattattattttttgttttaagcATGGTGATAAGAATATGAGGCCAGAACTTAGTTAATGATCGGCACTCTCATTTAGTGTCCTGCTTCAGTTTATCTTCTCTTTAAGATTTTCTAGATCTCTATTTTATGGTGTTATCTTACCTTCATAATAATGTTTATTTTTAGCATGGCTAACCATTTTGGTTTACTACAGGTACCCATATATTTATAATCGGGATGGCACTGAACTTCACTGCTTAAAGGTTGGATACTGAACCTACTAGATTGTGGTTAGATAACTACTTCGTAAACAGCTCATAATCGTACATGCATTCTGAAGCCTTTGTGCAACCATTGGTGACATGTTAATAAATACCTGATATGAAAAGGTGTTCAATGTATTCTGAAACTGTGTTGAGATTGTCTCATTCATTACATGTCTCAACTTTCCTGGAGTTAAACAGTTGTCAGAGCTGAAAGAAGATTCCAATGTTCaacatttctgattttttttttttccagttccATTGTTCGAGTATTCTGACTAGTCAAGAGTTCATTATGATTTTTATGTGATTAAGTAAATAGTTTTGAGGTGCATCGAGATGGAGTTTGGAACTAAAGTTATCTCTTATTATGTAGGAACATGGTGCAGCTTTAAGGCTTCGTTATCTTGAACAACACCGACTATTGGCATCAATAAATGAATATGGTCAGCTTCATTATCAGGATGTAACAGATGGTCGGATGATAGGTAGTTACAGGACAGGCTTTGGTCGTACTGATGTGATGCAGGTAAACCGCCACAATGCACTTCTTGCTTTGGGTCATTCAGGTGGTAAAGTTACCATGTGGAGTCCTACAAGCTCTTCTGCTGTTATTGAGATGCTATGCCACAAGGGCCCCATCTCGGCCATAGCTTTCCACCCTACTAATCGTGATCTCATGGCCACATCTGGGAAAGAGAAAAAAGTTAAGCTTTGGGACATGAGGAATCTTAAGGGGCCACTCCAAACGTTACCAGGTCAGGCAGAGACTCTGGATTTCAGTCAAAAGGGTCTGCTTGCTCGTGGAACTGGGTCTTTTCTACAGGTTCTGAGAGATTCTTCTGGGACTCAGAAGTACGAGAAATATATGACTCATCCATTAGTTAAAGGTTACCAAATAGAAAAGGTGTTGTTTCGACCATATGAAGATGTTTTATGCATAGGACACTCCATGGGGTGGTCTAGTATTCTGATTCCTGGTTCTGGGAACCCCAATTTTGATACATGGGTGGCGAATCCATTTGAAACACCTAaacagagaagagagagggaagTGCACTCTCTACTTGATAAGCTCCCACCTGAGACAATTATGTTTGATCCCACAAAGATTGGCACAGTGAAACCTCCAAGGAAAGAGAAGCCAACAAAGGAGGAGAAAGAGGCTGAGCTGGAAGCCGCTCTTGAAGTTGCCAAGGACATTGTCccgaagaagaaaacaaagggGAGGAGTAAGCCAAgtaagatgaagaagaagaagcaggagATAATTGTCAATGCCAAGAGACCGTTCTTGGAACAACAAATGAAAGAGGATGAACAAATGGCTAGAAAGAAGCAGAAAGGAATGGAGCAAGTGGAGCTACCAACATCTTTGCAGCGGTTTGCTCGCAAGAAAGTGACTATATGATTGTGCTAATGGAGACTGTTATTAATGAATTTTAGTCATCGCTTTCTAGCAATTGTAATGCATTCTAATGTTATTCATTTTTGGTATGTTTACTTATCTTGGGTTAGTTCTTTCCTACAATTTTGTATCatgtatcaagaaaatacatgccaaacaaaaggaaaaatgtTCTTGATGTTTACAGGCGTGGTTTCCGCCACACTGGCCATGTCTTGTTCAAGTTGGGTAAGGACAGCACAAATACAAACTTTGTTGATCAATGCTTGTTGACgtttttactttttagcatACTAATTTTGTATTTAATCCTACAACAAGGCGAATACGTTTTCAAAAGACGTACTGTAAAGATATAGTTGGTACAATGAACAGATAATACATTACAAATTCAATCTATAAACTCCTTGCTGTAATTACAGGTCCAGATTGAAAAATCCCCGACTATCATTCACGGCTTTGTAATTTGATTATATAAGTAACTCACTGGAAAACCAGAAATATCAGAACACTTGCGTACGGCTACTTCATTCAGTTCAAAACAGAAACGAATTCACAAACAGTTTTTCATTGTTTTATCCACTTACTTTTAGCTCAAGAAAGGATGCTTTACAGTAGAACCTGCAGTAGAATATGTTAAACTGCACTGGGATATCAGATGGCACATTATGTGGGTTTCCACCTTCGTTGACACTTGACAGCAAATAGTCCTGACCCAACGCCAGGACTGAATATGTCGGTTATCAACATTAGAAAGGTGGTGAATGCCAAAATAAAATTTGTGTGTATGACAATGATATACTTTACATAacgaaaaattaaaattagggTAAACTCATACTATATGACATACATTTTATTTTCAGTTGAACTCAAACATTACACTAACAGCAGTAATAACGAGTTCAACTGTATGATCTCAGAAACAACCTTATGCAATGCTTGCAGTGATTGAAATAG
Protein-coding regions in this window:
- the LOC133714415 gene encoding probable U3 small nucleolar RNA-associated protein 7; its protein translation is MGVKGVNQGHGAVVPPTEQKLSDEMDVTKKKYLRGGEANLEVLKDKKLKGQLAVREELHLKTAQAAANAEKYLLPSEEGYLEPEGLEKTWRIKQDSIAPAVDILSARNQYDIVVPDLGPYRLDFTPSGRYMMVGGHKGHLAIVDMKQMSLIKEFQVRETVRDVVFLHDETMFAAAQKKYPYIYNRDGTELHCLKEHGAALRLRYLEQHRLLASINEYGQLHYQDVTDGRMIGSYRTGFGRTDVMQVNRHNALLALGHSGGKVTMWSPTSSSAVIEMLCHKGPISAIAFHPTNRDLMATSGKEKKVKLWDMRNLKGPLQTLPGQAETLDFSQKGLLARGTGSFLQVLRDSSGTQKYEKYMTHPLVKGYQIEKVLFRPYEDVLCIGHSMGWSSILIPGSGNPNFDTWVANPFETPKQRREREVHSLLDKLPPETIMFDPTKIGTVKPPRKEKPTKEEKEAELEAALEVAKDIVPKKKTKGRSKPSKMKKKKQEIIVNAKRPFLEQQMKEDEQMARKKQKGMEQVELPTSLQRFARKKVTI